In a genomic window of Saccharothrix sp. HUAS TT1:
- a CDS encoding DUF4037 domain-containing protein, translated as MPDGRFLPGLTLAERFYREAVEPLVREHFGEVPHSAARIGAGSEVLGYDTERSADHEWGPRVQLFLDPDDTRAEDIRTALAEHLPKVFLGYPTHFAETGEAGIGRMAPTDGPVRHRVEVTDAGTWFDRQLGFDPRAGVGVRDWLSAPTQRLAETTGGAVFHDGLAVLTPAREALRWYPDDVWRYVLACQWWRIAQEEAFVGRCGEVGDELGSAVVAARLTRDLMRLRLLVDRRYPPYGKWLGSAFARYADLVPVLRSVVAAGDWRVREGHLVEAYSVVAGACNELGLAEPVDPGARPYHSRPFRVLRADRFTAALRGAITDPEVAGLPLTGAVDQHRHMS; from the coding sequence GTGCCCGACGGACGGTTCTTGCCCGGGCTGACCCTGGCCGAGCGCTTCTACCGGGAGGCGGTCGAACCCCTGGTCAGGGAGCACTTCGGCGAGGTGCCGCACAGCGCGGCCCGGATCGGCGCCGGTTCCGAGGTGCTCGGGTACGACACCGAGCGCTCCGCCGACCACGAGTGGGGACCGCGGGTGCAGCTGTTCCTCGACCCGGACGACACCAGGGCCGAGGACATCCGGACCGCGTTGGCCGAGCACCTGCCCAAGGTGTTCCTCGGGTACCCGACGCACTTCGCGGAGACGGGCGAGGCCGGGATCGGGCGGATGGCCCCGACGGACGGGCCGGTGCGGCACCGGGTGGAGGTCACCGACGCGGGCACGTGGTTCGACCGGCAGCTGGGGTTCGACCCGCGGGCCGGGGTCGGCGTGCGGGACTGGTTGAGCGCGCCGACGCAGCGGTTGGCGGAGACGACCGGCGGGGCGGTGTTCCACGACGGGTTGGCGGTGCTGACGCCGGCGCGCGAGGCGCTGCGGTGGTACCCGGACGACGTGTGGCGGTACGTGCTGGCGTGCCAGTGGTGGCGGATCGCGCAGGAGGAGGCGTTCGTGGGGAGGTGTGGCGAGGTCGGTGACGAGCTGGGGTCGGCCGTCGTCGCCGCCCGGCTGACCCGTGACCTGATGCGGCTGCGGTTGCTGGTGGACCGCCGTTACCCGCCGTACGGCAAGTGGCTCGGCAGTGCGTTCGCCCGGTACGCCGATCTGGTGCCCGTGCTGCGGTCGGTGGTGGCGGCGGGTGATTGGCGGGTGCGGGAGGGGCACTTGGTGGAGGCGTACTCGGTGGTGGCGGGGGCGTGCAACGAGCTGGGGCTCGCCGAGCCGGTGGACCCGGGCGCCCGCCCGTACCACTCGCGCCCGTTCCGGGTGCTGCGCGCCGATCGGTTCACCGCCGCGCTGCGTGGTGCGATCACCGATCCCGAGGTGGCCGGTCTGCCGCTCACCGGTGCTGTGGACCAGCACCGGCACATGTCGTGA
- a CDS encoding alpha/beta hydrolase has protein sequence MQLRNRALVLALVAGTAVSGLAGTGAAAAAQEAQEARATPIEWSTCADDVLAEIPAAQRDKVSCANHPVPLDHREPNGPKITVALMKRPADDQANKVGSLFINPGGPGGAGLIYSAYGSSFFQPEVMNRFDLIGFDPRGVGRSSPLRCFKTLEEANEVFGRMSAIPVTRTEIRNTMDATEDYTDACARTAGPLLDHMSTEAVARDLDLLRQGVGDRQLTFVGFSYGTLLGATYANIFPSKSRALVLDGNVDPALRTTNGAEYDRQRAQGFEVALDAWLKRCDAEGDKCAYSDGDPRAKFDEVRDHLRTRSITLPSGEVVTYDGYIGRVTSDLYAPTRFKALAAWLQNAYAVVRPGAAAFSAQEQAEPLPPLANKHGLADIRPGRTGDTEYLYDDSYYGVNCTDKPFLRVPQLFPALAALWERESPTFGRQQAASDLLTCATWPVRHPDRWAGPWNKRTPNPVVVVGNYYDPATRYDFSKRMARQLGNARLLSVDAFGHCILGDSAGVDTLVTDYLVNLKAPANGQVFQPNVQPF, from the coding sequence ATGCAACTTCGTAACAGAGCGTTGGTCCTCGCGCTGGTCGCCGGCACGGCGGTGTCCGGCCTCGCGGGGACCGGCGCCGCCGCCGCCGCCCAGGAAGCGCAAGAAGCACGAGCGACGCCGATCGAGTGGTCGACCTGCGCCGACGACGTGCTCGCCGAGATCCCGGCCGCGCAGCGCGACAAGGTCAGCTGCGCCAACCACCCCGTGCCGCTGGACCACCGCGAGCCCAACGGCCCCAAGATCACCGTCGCGCTGATGAAGCGCCCGGCCGACGACCAGGCCAACAAGGTCGGCTCGCTGTTCATCAACCCCGGCGGCCCCGGTGGCGCCGGCCTGATCTACTCGGCCTACGGCAGCTCGTTCTTCCAGCCCGAGGTGATGAACCGGTTCGACCTGATCGGGTTCGACCCGCGCGGCGTCGGCCGCAGTTCGCCGCTGCGCTGCTTCAAGACGCTCGAAGAGGCCAACGAGGTCTTCGGCCGGATGTCCGCGATCCCGGTCACCCGCACCGAGATCCGCAACACCATGGACGCCACCGAGGACTACACCGACGCGTGCGCGCGCACGGCGGGCCCGCTGCTCGACCACATGTCCACCGAGGCCGTGGCGCGCGACCTCGACCTGCTGCGGCAGGGCGTCGGCGACCGGCAGCTGACGTTCGTCGGCTTCTCCTACGGCACGCTGCTCGGCGCGACCTACGCCAACATCTTCCCGTCGAAGTCCCGCGCCCTGGTGCTGGACGGCAACGTGGACCCGGCGCTGCGCACCACCAACGGCGCGGAGTACGACCGGCAGCGCGCGCAGGGCTTCGAGGTCGCGCTCGACGCGTGGCTGAAGCGCTGCGACGCCGAGGGCGACAAGTGCGCGTACAGCGACGGCGACCCGCGGGCGAAGTTCGACGAGGTGCGCGACCACCTGCGGACCCGGTCGATCACGCTGCCGTCCGGCGAGGTCGTCACCTACGACGGCTACATCGGCCGGGTCACCAGCGACCTGTACGCGCCGACCCGGTTCAAGGCGCTGGCCGCGTGGCTCCAGAACGCCTACGCGGTGGTGCGCCCGGGCGCGGCCGCGTTCTCGGCGCAGGAGCAGGCCGAGCCGCTGCCGCCGCTGGCGAACAAGCACGGCCTCGCCGACATCCGCCCCGGCCGCACCGGTGACACCGAATACCTCTACGACGACTCGTACTACGGCGTGAACTGCACCGACAAGCCGTTCCTGCGGGTGCCGCAGCTGTTCCCGGCGCTGGCCGCGCTGTGGGAGCGCGAGTCGCCGACGTTCGGCCGCCAGCAGGCCGCGTCCGACCTGCTGACCTGCGCGACCTGGCCGGTCCGCCACCCGGACCGCTGGGCCGGGCCGTGGAACAAGCGCACGCCGAACCCGGTCGTCGTGGTCGGCAACTACTACGACCCCGCGACGCGGTACGACTTCTCCAAGCGGATGGCCCGCCAGCTGGGCAACGCGCGGCTGCTCAGCGTGGACGCGTTCGGGCACTGCATCCTCGGTGACAGCGCCGGTGTGGACACCCTGGTGACCGACTACCTGGTCAACCTCAAGGCCCCGGCCAACGGCCAGGTGTTCCAGCCGAACGTCCAGCCGTTCTGA